A portion of the Paenibacillus marchantiae genome contains these proteins:
- a CDS encoding FliA/WhiG family RNA polymerase sigma factor yields MNERKASHLNHADLWEKWKEQGDLEAKKSLIEKYLHIVNYVSGRLAVGLPKNVPKDDLESNGVMGLIDALEKFDYERGLQFETYASWRVRGAILDGLRQGDWVPRSVREKAKRIEDAYQQLEQTYLRSVSDEEMSQYLDVSTKDFQHMLQEVAVMSLCSLEDPIREEESETRLSLMVDEKAKNPDYKVNEFYLKEALVQGLEKLTVKERTVVSLLYYEDLSLSEIAEVMSLSPSRISQLHSKAILRLRGTLDKQKDLLMRKD; encoded by the coding sequence TTGAACGAGCGTAAAGCTTCACATTTGAACCATGCTGACTTGTGGGAAAAGTGGAAAGAACAAGGCGATCTTGAAGCCAAGAAAAGTTTGATCGAAAAATATCTTCATATTGTAAACTATGTATCCGGGCGTTTGGCTGTTGGTCTGCCCAAAAATGTCCCGAAAGATGATCTGGAGAGCAATGGAGTTATGGGATTGATTGATGCGTTGGAGAAATTTGACTATGAACGTGGTCTTCAATTTGAGACGTACGCATCCTGGCGGGTGCGCGGTGCAATCCTTGATGGTTTGCGTCAGGGAGATTGGGTTCCTCGTTCTGTGCGTGAGAAAGCGAAGCGGATTGAAGATGCTTACCAGCAACTAGAGCAGACATATTTGCGCTCTGTTAGTGACGAAGAAATGAGTCAATATCTCGACGTGTCTACGAAAGACTTTCAACATATGCTTCAGGAAGTGGCTGTTATGTCGCTTTGCTCTCTGGAAGACCCGATTCGTGAAGAAGAGTCTGAGACTCGACTTTCATTAATGGTCGATGAAAAAGCCAAAAACCCGGATTATAAAGTAAATGAATTCTACTTAAAAGAAGCTTTAGTGCAAGGGCTTGAAAAATTGACTGTCAAAGAGAGAACGGTTGTTTCACTTTTATATTATGAAGATCTTTCTCTTAGCGAGATTGCTGAGGTAATGTCTCTTTCTCCGTCACGTATCTCGCAGCTGCACTCAAAGGCCATCTTACGGTTACGTGGAACATTGGATAAACAGAAAGACTTGCTTATGCGTAAAGATTAA
- a CDS encoding chemotaxis protein CheW, which translates to MEEELKVIVFKLGSEEYGIEVDKVQTIERMMPITRVPKTFSFVKGVINLRGVVIPVIDLRGRFSLPETEYTDQTRIVIVGVDDMQVGFIVDSANDVIDIKRDAIDSPPEVVGGVKARYLRGVAKLEDARLLIMLNLNEVLNKSEVVQLESIEG; encoded by the coding sequence ATGGAAGAAGAGTTGAAAGTCATTGTCTTTAAATTAGGTTCCGAAGAGTACGGTATTGAAGTAGACAAGGTTCAGACGATTGAGCGTATGATGCCTATTACCCGTGTACCTAAGACCTTCTCTTTTGTAAAAGGAGTTATTAACTTACGTGGTGTTGTTATTCCCGTCATTGATCTACGTGGTCGATTCTCTTTGCCAGAAACAGAATACACCGATCAAACTCGTATTGTCATTGTAGGTGTGGACGATATGCAAGTTGGCTTTATCGTTGACTCTGCCAATGATGTTATTGACATCAAGCGTGACGCTATTGATAGTCCGCCTGAAGTGGTTGGTGGAGTTAAAGCAAGATACCTGCGCGGTGTAGCCAAGCTGGAGGATGCGCGCTTGTTGATTATGCTTAACCTAAACGAAGTATTAAATAAAAGCGAGGTTGTACAGCTGGAAAGTATTGAGGGCTAA
- a CDS encoding DUF6115 domain-containing protein, with amino-acid sequence MSPWIIIVILGACAIAYALIMPKKNKVQEPGHHLVQEMESTLEHYMAEIENDNDALIQRVAEMKGEATAADQRMQSQLQELQRRLDQLEESKTTEADASSNIIPVHSTSGLQAQALVDSVRADSAQQVSEAEEQTSEQESTPLRESIKDRYAELFNLYAEGKSVDAIAKQTGIQRGEVQLILQLAEREES; translated from the coding sequence TTGTCACCATGGATCATTATTGTCATATTAGGAGCCTGCGCAATTGCATATGCGCTTATCATGCCCAAGAAAAACAAAGTGCAGGAGCCTGGGCATCACCTGGTGCAAGAGATGGAATCTACGCTTGAACATTATATGGCTGAGATAGAAAACGACAATGATGCTCTCATTCAGCGTGTTGCTGAAATGAAGGGTGAGGCGACGGCGGCAGATCAGCGTATGCAATCACAGCTTCAGGAATTACAGCGGAGGCTGGATCAACTGGAAGAAAGTAAAACGACAGAAGCAGACGCATCCTCCAATATAATTCCGGTACATAGCACAAGCGGATTGCAAGCTCAAGCGCTTGTAGACAGTGTGCGAGCAGATTCGGCCCAACAGGTGTCAGAAGCAGAAGAGCAGACCTCTGAACAAGAATCTACGCCTCTACGTGAATCCATTAAGGACCGATATGCAGAGTTGTTTAATTTATATGCCGAAGGAAAGTCAGTGGATGCTATTGCCAAGCAGACGGGCATACAACGTGGAGAAGTACAGCTGATTTTGCAGCTGGCAGAACGGGAGGAGAGCTAA
- a CDS encoding chemotaxis protein CheA, with protein MDMNQYLSMFIDESNDHLQSLNENMLQLEGSPEDLGIVQVIFRSAHTLKGMAATMGFEDLASLTHKMENVLDLVRNEKLKMQDFIFDTLFKSLDALETMVQDITEGGEGKADVSSIVASLQAIESGEWTGGTAPVAAVNQSPSTATPSAVELDEFQYSVLDQSIAEGHRVLYVEVLVSEQSQLKGVRAYMVFDLLERSGEVVKSFPTVQDIEQEKFERSFSLYYITTKEAQELEKGIMSISEIESAKVIQLDQETLQQMTNQAAATAEVEAAPVPAPVEASSEPSSSSKEEPKKPVATKTAAPKQAATPSRTIRVDIERLDVLMNLFSELLIDRSRLEQLASETGNNDLSDTVAHLSRVSTDLQNIVLKLRMVPVDTVFNRFPRMIRDLAKTLDKKIDLVITGAETELDRTVIDEIGDPLVHLLRNAVDHGVESIAERVAAGKPELGTVNLRAFHSGNHVFIEIEDDGKGIYRDNLLRTAVKRGVVTEEQGAKMSDDEVNQLLFAPGFSTADKISDISGRGVGLDVVKSKITSLGGNVTIHSTPGKGTNFSVQLPLTLSIIAAMLVRLGSEKYAVPLSSIVETAIVQREQVRNIHGNKMITFRESLIPYLSLSEVFGVPDFNDANEQETEIVVIRKGERLAAVAVEEFIGQSEIVLKSMGTYLPSIEGISGATILGDGQVALILDPNAFIK; from the coding sequence ATGGACATGAATCAATATTTATCTATGTTTATTGATGAGTCTAATGATCATCTGCAGTCCCTTAACGAAAATATGCTTCAACTCGAAGGCAGTCCGGAGGATCTGGGAATTGTTCAGGTCATATTCCGCTCTGCTCATACGTTGAAGGGTATGGCTGCTACAATGGGTTTTGAGGATTTGGCATCATTGACGCACAAAATGGAAAATGTGCTGGATCTGGTGCGCAACGAAAAGTTGAAAATGCAGGATTTCATTTTTGATACCCTGTTCAAGAGTTTGGATGCTTTGGAAACAATGGTTCAGGATATTACCGAAGGCGGAGAGGGTAAAGCGGATGTTTCCTCCATCGTAGCTTCTCTCCAAGCCATTGAGAGTGGTGAATGGACGGGAGGTACTGCTCCCGTAGCCGCAGTAAACCAATCACCAAGTACAGCAACACCAAGTGCGGTTGAACTGGACGAATTCCAGTACTCCGTATTGGATCAGTCCATAGCCGAAGGCCACCGTGTGCTCTATGTTGAAGTTCTTGTCAGCGAGCAGAGCCAGCTGAAGGGCGTACGTGCTTATATGGTCTTTGATCTATTAGAACGCTCGGGTGAGGTTGTTAAATCGTTCCCAACAGTTCAGGATATTGAGCAAGAGAAGTTTGAGCGCAGTTTCTCGTTGTATTACATAACGACCAAAGAGGCGCAGGAACTTGAAAAAGGTATTATGAGCATCTCAGAAATTGAGAGTGCCAAAGTCATTCAGCTGGATCAAGAGACTCTTCAGCAGATGACAAATCAGGCAGCGGCAACAGCTGAAGTGGAAGCTGCACCTGTTCCTGCTCCAGTAGAAGCATCATCGGAACCGAGTTCTTCATCGAAAGAAGAACCAAAGAAACCAGTAGCCACCAAAACAGCTGCACCAAAACAAGCTGCTACACCTTCACGTACCATCCGTGTGGATATAGAACGTCTGGATGTACTGATGAACTTGTTCAGCGAGTTACTGATCGATCGTTCACGACTGGAGCAGTTGGCCAGCGAGACGGGTAATAATGATTTATCGGATACGGTAGCTCATCTGAGCAGAGTCAGTACAGATTTGCAAAATATTGTACTGAAATTGCGGATGGTTCCTGTGGATACGGTATTCAACCGTTTCCCGCGTATGATTCGTGACCTGGCTAAAACACTCGACAAAAAGATCGATCTGGTCATTACGGGTGCCGAAACGGAACTTGATCGGACGGTAATTGATGAGATCGGCGATCCGCTGGTGCATTTGCTGCGTAATGCAGTTGACCATGGTGTTGAATCGATCGCAGAGCGTGTGGCAGCTGGTAAACCTGAATTGGGAACAGTTAATCTTCGGGCTTTCCACAGCGGAAATCATGTATTTATTGAAATCGAAGATGATGGTAAAGGCATTTACCGCGATAACCTTTTGAGAACAGCGGTCAAACGTGGGGTTGTTACCGAAGAACAAGGTGCCAAGATGAGCGATGATGAAGTGAACCAGTTATTGTTTGCACCAGGCTTCAGTACCGCTGATAAAATCTCGGATATCTCCGGCCGTGGAGTAGGATTGGATGTTGTGAAATCCAAAATCACTTCTCTTGGTGGTAATGTAACCATTCATTCGACACCGGGTAAAGGCACCAACTTCTCTGTTCAGTTACCATTGACCCTGTCCATTATCGCTGCGATGCTTGTTCGACTTGGATCCGAGAAATACGCCGTTCCTTTGTCTTCCATTGTAGAGACAGCCATTGTACAACGCGAACAGGTTCGTAATATTCATGGCAATAAAATGATTACGTTCCGTGAGTCTCTAATTCCGTACCTGTCATTGAGCGAAGTTTTCGGAGTGCCTGATTTCAATGATGCGAACGAACAAGAAACTGAGATCGTGGTCATTCGCAAAGGTGAACGTCTTGCAGCTGTAGCCGTTGAAGAATTTATTGGGCAGAGTGAGATTGTTCTTAAATCGATGGGTACTTATCTTCCTTCCATTGAAGGGATCTCTGGTGCAACGATTCTGGGAGATGGTCAAGTAGCTCTGATTCTTGACCCTAATGCATTTATTAAATAA
- a CDS encoding chemotaxis protein CheC: MDVLKEVGNIGAGNAATALSQLLNRPIDMGVPTVQMLPFEEVAEKVGGDERIVVTVFLRVEGEAPGNLFFMMAPEAAKMLLNRLAGFDLKEGLAFTEMEQSALSEIGNILAGSYLSSLADFTKLSMYPTVPGLAIDMAGAILSYGLLQFGEMGDDALLIDTSFFEGEDQVEGQFFLIPDPPSFAKIFESLGVPLDHD, encoded by the coding sequence ATGGATGTGCTCAAAGAGGTCGGTAACATTGGAGCAGGCAACGCCGCAACGGCGTTGTCTCAGCTTCTCAATAGACCGATTGACATGGGTGTGCCTACAGTACAGATGCTTCCTTTTGAAGAAGTTGCTGAAAAAGTGGGCGGAGATGAACGTATAGTTGTTACTGTATTTCTTCGTGTTGAAGGCGAAGCACCAGGCAATCTGTTCTTTATGATGGCACCTGAGGCTGCCAAAATGCTGCTGAACCGGCTTGCTGGTTTTGATTTGAAGGAAGGTCTTGCATTCACGGAAATGGAACAGTCGGCTCTATCCGAAATCGGGAATATATTGGCCGGTTCATACCTTTCTTCTTTGGCAGATTTCACGAAACTATCTATGTATCCGACCGTTCCCGGACTTGCTATTGATATGGCAGGTGCCATTTTGAGTTATGGTCTGTTGCAGTTTGGTGAAATGGGCGACGATGCATTATTGATTGACACTTCTTTCTTTGAAGGTGAAGATCAGGTAGAGGGTCAATTTTTCCTGATTCCGGATCCGCCTTCATTTGCTAAGATATTTGAATCTCTAGGGGTGCCACTGGATCATGATTGA
- a CDS encoding chemotaxis protein CheD, with product MIEDKSVVKVGMADLNIAHLPGVIRTTGLGSCVGLTMYDPHLKLAGMAHVMLPTSEIAREGTLNKAKYADTALPELLQRMIQLGASRSRIVSKMAGGSQMFAFAGAGDTMRIGPRNADSCREWLEKLGIPLLAEDTGGNYGRTIEMDCETGLLTIRSVQMGVKEL from the coding sequence ATGATTGAGGACAAAAGCGTCGTTAAAGTCGGTATGGCGGATTTGAACATTGCTCATCTACCCGGCGTAATCCGTACGACTGGCTTGGGCTCTTGTGTGGGATTAACGATGTATGATCCGCATTTGAAGCTTGCCGGAATGGCGCATGTCATGCTCCCCACTTCAGAGATAGCTCGTGAAGGAACGTTGAACAAAGCCAAATATGCGGATACGGCATTGCCGGAATTGTTACAAAGAATGATACAACTCGGTGCATCTCGTTCACGTATTGTGTCCAAAATGGCTGGAGGGTCTCAGATGTTTGCCTTCGCGGGGGCAGGAGATACAATGCGTATCGGACCGAGGAATGCGGATTCTTGTCGGGAATGGTTAGAAAAGCTTGGGATTCCACTTCTTGCCGAAGATACCGGTGGGAATTACGGACGAACGATTGAAATGGACTGTGAAACTGGACTTTTGACTATTCGAAGTGTCCAAATGGGTGTAAAGGAACTATAA
- a CDS encoding DUF342 domain-containing protein, whose translation MTQQTVLEQCLSIVLSDDKSTAYLEFSKQEEGFTCTPDELEKFIASQGIKYGVLREALLVFVSHPETYVKDQYKIAEGIKPVPGTNGFIKVLVGMDDSNERRPLEAENGTVDYKEVTRLNNVRTGQIIAERIPPVDGTVGRAVTGEEIPFRPGKEARFKVGKNVVVNPDGSAMYAALDGLVTKTDGNKLNVFPVYEVNGDVDYNTGNIDFVGKVVIRGNVLTGFKVKAAGDIRVVGGVEGAELEAGGSVEITGGIIGYNKGLIQAGHNVKCTFIQEGNVDAAENVLVSQSIMHSTIRAGHAVICEGTKGLIVGGSIQAGENVSARVVGNSMSTVTSIEVGVLPKLRNELSDLRKEVREQMDALDKTKKALTLLDQLAAAGQLSPDRMSMRIKLSATQKSALRLSEETKTRIFEIEKVLEDTSRARVDIHKMIYGGSRIVIGRYTKFIKDPVSRISFYYHDGDITMVPFV comes from the coding sequence TTGACACAGCAGACTGTTTTGGAACAGTGTTTGAGCATTGTTTTATCAGATGATAAAAGTACGGCCTACCTTGAATTTTCCAAACAGGAAGAAGGTTTTACCTGTACACCGGATGAACTCGAAAAATTTATAGCGAGTCAGGGTATTAAGTATGGTGTGCTGCGCGAAGCGTTGCTTGTTTTTGTGAGTCATCCTGAGACTTATGTGAAGGATCAATACAAGATTGCCGAAGGTATTAAACCAGTACCGGGAACGAATGGCTTTATTAAAGTGCTAGTGGGCATGGACGATTCCAATGAACGGCGACCTTTGGAAGCAGAGAACGGAACAGTCGATTACAAAGAAGTGACTCGCTTAAACAATGTTCGAACAGGTCAAATCATTGCCGAACGAATTCCTCCTGTGGACGGCACGGTGGGAAGGGCTGTAACAGGTGAAGAAATACCATTTCGTCCAGGGAAAGAAGCACGCTTCAAAGTGGGGAAAAATGTTGTCGTTAACCCTGATGGATCTGCTATGTATGCCGCCCTGGATGGATTGGTTACCAAAACAGACGGCAACAAATTGAATGTGTTTCCGGTATACGAGGTCAATGGCGATGTGGATTATAACACCGGTAACATCGATTTTGTGGGTAAAGTTGTCATTCGCGGCAATGTGCTTACCGGATTTAAAGTAAAAGCGGCAGGGGATATACGTGTCGTCGGAGGTGTCGAGGGAGCGGAGCTGGAAGCAGGTGGCTCTGTCGAAATTACCGGCGGTATTATTGGTTATAACAAAGGGCTTATACAAGCAGGACATAATGTGAAATGTACCTTTATTCAAGAAGGCAACGTCGATGCGGCTGAAAATGTCCTGGTATCCCAAAGTATTATGCATTCCACGATTCGTGCAGGTCATGCGGTAATCTGTGAAGGCACCAAAGGACTTATCGTTGGCGGGTCGATCCAGGCTGGAGAAAACGTCTCAGCACGCGTCGTCGGCAACAGTATGTCTACTGTGACTTCCATTGAAGTAGGGGTATTGCCTAAGCTCCGTAATGAGTTGAGTGACTTGCGTAAGGAAGTCAGAGAGCAGATGGATGCTTTGGATAAAACGAAAAAAGCTTTGACATTATTGGATCAGTTAGCTGCTGCAGGCCAACTGAGCCCGGATAGAATGTCCATGCGAATCAAACTGAGTGCTACACAAAAATCTGCCCTTCGTCTTAGCGAGGAAACCAAAACACGTATCTTTGAAATTGAGAAGGTTCTTGAAGATACAAGCAGGGCTCGCGTTGATATTCATAAGATGATTTATGGAGGCTCTAGAATAGTTATCGGCAGATACACCAAATTTATTAAAGATCCGGTAAGTCGAATATCTTTTTATTATCACGATGGGGATATAACGATGGTTCCATTCGTTTAA